Proteins co-encoded in one Chitinophagales bacterium genomic window:
- a CDS encoding T9SS type A sorting domain-containing protein, with product MSLKAITQIQIHLALLILLLFLAIPIHSYAQTTYHVNAATPCTTGCDGTTWAKAFDKLQPAIDAAIEGDEIWVAEGTYYPSKDATGNAAPADNRDKTFYLNKDLTIYGGFPNTGSPMMGDRDWEVHKSTLNGDLSMDDADGLVGEDLQTHATRQDNAYTVVATKNLSEAAIINGFDVQNGNANGEYSFEYRQRNSGGGMYNELSNITLTHCLFYSNSTAESGGGMYSGLSNAVIMECNFSNNFALVGGGVVSRSGTTTLTKCTFSNNISAFNGGGIDIDTGIIESCVFTDNSAGKDGGGISSVGGSNNILVKKCTFSDNSAANWGGAIYFFGGFDTQYHEIDNCSFLRNSAESGGGINVNFNTESSINACIFSNNSATYSGGGINNMSDSKSYVTNSVFSNNSAVNGGGINNSSDCSSYVTNCSFANNSAGTHGGGGIYNQRDGFSDVANCIFWGNGTQIFNGPDGEAAVSNSIVEGGYSEGTIIIDEDPLFIDPTNNDLRISFCSPAIDMGNNAADLDGAESGTETIADISTDLEGNSRIVNETVDMGAYESGAVIEGNLKYCASDNSTNLDAGNWTSYLWSNDSTTPTIEANGGIYTVTITDSHDCTATAEVTVTELADQPSITGNLQYCVSEPFTTLDSGNWTSYKWSTDETSRTIEVSEGTYTVTITNSNGCTGTDEVTVIENENPKPAFNNNTLNENWIVCSEASELKYVLKNEELGSGGNYSNGFDNYATYTWAIQNGSFSENPENKNTSKVYWNAGPETGKILVTVTDANGCQGNTMLSIEVLAPLQPIITGTFDYCRGREATLDAGVYDLAPQTYLWSNGETSQSFSTAEIGVYTVTVTNQEGCTGTAMAEVIATPCLAESGILTTNAATICAGGNVEVSTTNEQINNNYLQYFFLYTQDNLGNTLLQEYTGSNYESGEASASFGGLAAGNYLVCVYNECQDCLPNPSPITTNLDDIYLTGYIQDGCFDIECATITVPEAFEPSMEGSGQVTGTNSSGQNIFIAEICGGTTPYSIDFNSSGGFAAINDYPSSNAGCANYQIVYANGAEWTLTATDANNCTNETVVLSSAGLPSNPLPQIMTVEVGLETCVGDADGSITIEVEGGDGACGNYTYTWSGFNDFNVSVSDLTTGNEVTGLTSGFYHVTITDCAGTTATDDIFVGRKTGRGRGRGGCKTSGGENHNFNENEILTVYPNPFGQETTIELSMAQTSKISLSVYAMDGRKVAAIWKGEPIEGETLYRVTFEADKLPNGLYILELETELGERFYEKLMVEK from the coding sequence ATGTCTCTTAAAGCAATAACACAGATTCAAATCCACCTTGCTCTATTGATCCTCCTACTTTTTTTAGCCATCCCGATCCACAGTTACGCCCAAACCACCTACCACGTCAATGCCGCAACCCCTTGCACAACAGGTTGCGATGGGACAACTTGGGCAAAAGCCTTCGACAAGCTGCAACCTGCAATAGATGCAGCCATAGAAGGAGATGAAATATGGGTTGCCGAAGGTACTTATTATCCTTCCAAAGATGCAACAGGCAATGCAGCTCCTGCCGACAACCGAGACAAAACTTTCTACCTCAACAAAGACCTCACAATCTACGGAGGTTTTCCCAATACAGGTAGCCCTATGATGGGAGATAGGGATTGGGAAGTACATAAAAGTACATTAAATGGCGACCTCAGTATGGATGATGCAGATGGGTTGGTAGGTGAAGACTTACAAACTCATGCTACTCGACAAGACAATGCCTATACGGTGGTAGCGACTAAAAATTTAAGTGAGGCTGCAATAATAAATGGTTTTGATGTTCAGAATGGGAATGCCAATGGTGAATATTCCTTTGAATACAGACAACGAAACTCAGGCGGAGGAATGTACAACGAACTTAGTAACATTACTTTGACCCATTGCCTTTTTTACAGCAATTCTACCGCAGAATCAGGTGGCGGTATGTACAGTGGATTAAGCAATGCAGTTATCATGGAGTGTAATTTTTCTAACAATTTCGCTTTAGTTGGAGGAGGAGTGGTAAGTCGAAGTGGTACCACTACCTTAACCAAATGTACTTTCTCCAATAATATTTCAGCCTTTAATGGCGGTGGAATAGATATTGACACTGGGATAATAGAAAGTTGTGTATTTACCGATAATTCAGCAGGGAAAGATGGCGGTGGTATATCCAGTGTAGGAGGTTCAAACAACATTTTGGTAAAAAAATGTACTTTTTCTGATAATTCTGCTGCCAATTGGGGAGGAGCCATTTATTTTTTCGGTGGTTTCGATACCCAATATCATGAGATTGATAATTGTAGTTTCTTACGTAATTCTGCAGAAAGTGGCGGAGGTATCAATGTCAATTTTAACACCGAATCATCCATAAATGCTTGTATTTTTTCTAACAATTCAGCAACTTATAGCGGTGGTGGAATCAACAACATGAGTGACAGCAAATCTTATGTGACCAATAGTGTTTTTTCTAACAATTCAGCGGTTAATGGTGGTGGAATAAACAATTCAAGTGATTGTTCTTCTTATGTCACCAATTGCAGTTTTGCCAACAATTCAGCAGGTACTCATGGTGGAGGTGGAATCTATAACCAGCGTGATGGTTTTTCAGATGTAGCAAATTGTATTTTTTGGGGCAATGGCACTCAGATTTTTAATGGACCAGATGGCGAAGCTGCTGTCAGTAATAGTATTGTAGAGGGAGGTTATTCAGAAGGAACCATTATCATAGATGAAGACCCCTTATTCATAGACCCTACTAACAATGACCTCCGCATTTCGTTTTGTTCACCAGCCATAGATATGGGCAACAATGCAGCAGATTTGGATGGCGCAGAAAGTGGAACAGAAACCATTGCGGATATTTCTACTGATTTGGAAGGGAATTCCAGAATTGTGAACGAAACAGTAGATATGGGAGCTTATGAAAGTGGGGCTGTTATTGAAGGCAATTTAAAATATTGTGCTTCCGACAATTCCACCAATTTAGATGCAGGAAATTGGACAAGTTACCTTTGGTCGAATGATTCCACAACTCCTACTATTGAAGCAAATGGAGGCATCTACACTGTCACGATTACGGATAGCCATGATTGTACTGCAACAGCCGAAGTAACTGTGACAGAATTAGCCGACCAACCTTCCATAACAGGCAATTTACAATATTGTGTTTCTGAACCTTTTACCACTTTAGATTCTGGCAATTGGACAAGCTACAAATGGTCAACCGATGAAACAAGCCGAACCATTGAAGTAAGTGAAGGCACTTACACCGTCACCATCACCAACTCCAATGGCTGCACAGGTACAGACGAAGTAACCGTTATTGAAAATGAAAATCCCAAACCCGCCTTCAACAACAATACACTGAACGAAAACTGGATAGTGTGTTCAGAAGCCTCTGAGTTGAAATATGTATTGAAGAATGAAGAACTCGGTTCAGGCGGCAATTACAGCAATGGTTTTGACAATTATGCCACCTACACTTGGGCGATTCAGAACGGTAGTTTTTCTGAAAATCCTGAAAATAAAAACACCTCAAAGGTCTATTGGAACGCAGGCCCAGAAACAGGAAAAATTTTGGTGACAGTCACCGATGCCAATGGATGTCAAGGCAATACCATGCTTTCCATTGAAGTCTTAGCCCCATTGCAGCCCATCATCACAGGCACCTTTGACTATTGCAGAGGGAGAGAAGCGACCTTGGACGCAGGGGTATATGATTTGGCTCCACAAACCTACCTTTGGTCGAATGGCGAAACATCTCAAAGTTTTTCGACAGCAGAAATAGGCGTTTATACCGTCACTGTCACCAATCAAGAAGGATGTACAGGCACGGCAATGGCGGAGGTAATTGCGACACCTTGTTTGGCAGAATCAGGTATTTTGACCACCAATGCAGCCACGATTTGTGCAGGCGGCAATGTGGAAGTCAGTACGACCAATGAACAAATAAATAACAACTACCTTCAATATTTTTTCCTCTACACTCAAGATAATCTGGGCAATACTTTATTGCAAGAATACACGGGATCAAATTATGAATCAGGAGAAGCAAGCGCAAGTTTTGGAGGTTTGGCGGCAGGCAATTATTTGGTGTGTGTGTACAACGAATGTCAAGATTGCCTGCCCAATCCTTCCCCTATTACAACAAACTTAGACGACATTTACCTAACAGGCTATATTCAAGATGGTTGTTTTGACATCGAGTGTGCCACCATCACGGTTCCCGAAGCCTTTGAGCCGAGCATGGAAGGTTCTGGACAGGTGACAGGAACGAATAGTTCGGGACAAAACATTTTCATTGCAGAAATCTGTGGTGGCACGACTCCATACAGCATAGACTTCAATAGCTCAGGCGGTTTTGCTGCCATCAATGATTATCCTTCCTCCAATGCGGGCTGTGCGAACTATCAAATCGTGTATGCCAATGGTGCTGAATGGACGCTTACCGCAACGGATGCCAACAACTGCACCAATGAAACAGTAGTATTGAGCAGCGCAGGTTTGCCCTCCAATCCGCTGCCGCAAATCATGACGGTGGAAGTAGGTTTAGAAACCTGTGTGGGTGATGCGGACGGTTCTATTACCATTGAAGTAGAAGGAGGTGATGGTGCTTGTGGAAATTATACATACACTTGGTCGGGCTTCAATGACTTCAATGTTTCTGTTTCGGACTTGACAACAGGCAATGAGGTGACAGGTTTGACATCGGGATTTTACCATGTCACCATCACGGATTGTGCAGGAACTACTGCTACAGACGACATCTTTGTAGGACGAAAAACGGGAAGAGGTCGAGGAAGAGGCGGCTGTAAAACATCGGGTGGTGAAAACCACAACTTCAATGAAAATGAAATATTAACAGTTTATCCAAATCCCTTTGGTCAAGAAACCACCATCGAATTGAGTATGGCTCAAACCTCCAAAATCTCCTTGTCGGTCTATGCGATGGATGGGCGAAAGGTGGCTGCTATATGGAAGGGAGAACCGATTGAAGGAGAAACCTTGTATCGGGTGACTTTTGAAGCAGACAAACTCCCCAATGGTTTGTATATCTTGGAATTGGAGACTGAATTGGGGGAACGGTTTTATGAAAAATTGATGGTAGAAAAGTAG
- a CDS encoding calcium/sodium antiporter, whose product MPEALLWLIVFVFSLVVLLKASDFFIDAAEKISLFLGVPPFIIGVTIVAMGTSLPELVSSIIAVMNDASEIVVSNVVGSNIANTLLVMGTIAVIGRKMVLNMNLARIDIIMFLGSVALLGITIWDGVFTFKEGLLCVAGVIAYLFATFQSGRKIRNIQRADVNYIAPKLQWQVVPVLVISGFFIYLAAKYNIESIIQLSTLLNIGKDVIAQSAVAVGTSLPELLVSISAVKKNNAEMAVGNIVGSNIFNIFAVMGIPALIGPLMIPAEIITFSFPIMVVATVLYFFLINDKRVYWWQGAFLLTFYLFFIVKIFL is encoded by the coding sequence ATGCCCGAAGCTTTGTTGTGGCTGATAGTGTTCGTATTCAGTTTGGTAGTATTGCTCAAAGCATCCGATTTTTTTATTGATGCCGCCGAAAAAATAAGCCTTTTTTTGGGTGTTCCTCCCTTCATTATTGGTGTGACGATTGTGGCAATGGGTACTTCACTTCCTGAATTGGTGTCGAGTATCATTGCGGTGATGAACGATGCATCCGAAATTGTGGTGAGCAATGTGGTAGGGTCTAATATTGCGAATACACTTCTTGTGATGGGAACGATTGCAGTGATTGGGCGTAAAATGGTGCTGAATATGAATTTGGCACGGATAGACATTATCATGTTTTTAGGTTCTGTGGCTTTGTTGGGAATCACGATTTGGGATGGTGTATTTACCTTCAAAGAAGGACTTTTGTGTGTAGCTGGTGTCATTGCTTATTTGTTTGCAACTTTTCAGAGTGGACGGAAAATAAGAAATATACAAAGAGCAGATGTCAATTATATCGCTCCAAAACTTCAATGGCAAGTTGTTCCTGTATTGGTTATCAGTGGTTTTTTCATTTACCTTGCCGCCAAATACAACATCGAATCCATCATTCAACTTTCTACTTTGTTGAACATCGGTAAAGACGTAATCGCTCAAAGTGCCGTAGCTGTTGGTACTTCACTCCCCGAACTTTTGGTCAGTATCAGCGCCGTCAAAAAGAACAATGCAGAAATGGCAGTGGGTAATATCGTGGGTTCCAATATCTTCAATATTTTTGCTGTGATGGGAATTCCTGCACTAATAGGTCCTCTGATGATTCCTGCCGAAATCATCACCTTTAGTTTTCCGATTATGGTAGTTGCTACTGTCTTGTATTTTTTCCTTATCAACGATAAGCGGGTATATTGGTGGCAAGGGGCGTTCTTGTTGACATTTTATTTATTTTTTATTGTGAAGATTTTCTTATAA
- a CDS encoding alpha/beta fold hydrolase — MKLHFKSFGDDNAPPLLILHGLFGMLDNWQTLGRKFAETYRVYLIDQRNHGKSPHSLEFDYYLMADDLLEFMDEHDIEKAHLIGHSMGGKTVMQFAVENPNRVNKLVVVDISPEDYPAGHDDIFKALFDVNIDLLQSRSEADEALKSLVEEKGVRQFLLKNLTRNKSGGYQWKFNLQAIHFNYANILANSLTDFDVFEGDTLFVKGGKSERYMQAGKADELIVAHFPKAKIEVVEDAGHWVHAEQPDAFFEVVSVFLGWN; from the coding sequence ATGAAACTACATTTTAAATCTTTTGGTGATGACAATGCTCCGCCCTTACTTATATTACATGGCTTATTCGGTATGCTCGACAATTGGCAGACCTTGGGACGAAAGTTTGCGGAAACTTACCGAGTGTATCTGATTGACCAACGCAATCACGGAAAATCTCCGCATAGTTTGGAGTTCGATTATTATTTGATGGCAGACGATTTATTGGAGTTTATGGACGAACACGATATCGAAAAAGCGCATTTAATCGGTCATTCGATGGGCGGCAAAACGGTGATGCAGTTTGCAGTCGAAAACCCGAATCGTGTGAATAAACTCGTGGTTGTGGATATTTCGCCTGAAGATTATCCTGCTGGACACGATGATATTTTCAAGGCTCTTTTTGACGTGAACATAGATTTGCTGCAATCTCGTAGTGAGGCAGATGAGGCTTTGAAGTCTTTGGTAGAGGAGAAAGGTGTACGCCAATTTTTATTGAAAAACTTGACTCGAAATAAGTCGGGTGGCTATCAGTGGAAATTCAATTTGCAGGCGATTCACTTCAATTATGCGAATATTCTCGCCAATTCGCTGACCGATTTTGATGTGTTTGAAGGAGATACTTTGTTTGTGAAAGGAGGTAAATCAGAGCGGTATATGCAGGCGGGAAAGGCAGATGAATTGATTGTTGCTCATTTTCCAAAGGCAAAAATTGAAGTAGTAGAAGATGCAGGGCATTGGGTTCATGCCGAACAGCCAGACGCATTTTTTGAAGTGGTAAGTGTGTTTTTGGGTTGGAATTGA
- a CDS encoding ABC transporter ATP-binding protein: MSDFIRVIRYILPFKGYALLNIFSNILAVFFSLFSLVMVGPFLEILFETKDVNIAEKPVVNFSNLKDSLIDFFYYQLQSIIDQYGKLDALLFICILVATFIFLKNLFRFLGLYFMAPIRNGVIRDVRNQLFAKITSLPLGYFSEEKKGDILTRVTSDVQEIEWSILSVLEATFREPVAFAAYLSAMLMISPVLTLFVFTILPLTGIIIARVAKSLKKSSHDAQSKLSLLMSIIDETISGLRIVKGFNAIPSQNRKFQRENQAHFDLMNRVLRRKDLSSPLAEFLSILVVCVVLYVGGRMVLGGESDLQPQGFIVFMVIFSQIIPPARSFATAFFNIQKGMASVERVNKILDAHNDIEETTIPTALNNFDHSIAFNKVGFAYEEQSVLKNISFVLPKGKILALVGASGAGKSTIADLIPRFYDVNEGEILLDGVDIRQYRLEDLRKLMGIVSQEAILFNDTVFNNIAFGIEREVELKEVIHAAKVANAHDFIVQLSNGYDTLVGDRGSKLSGGERQRLTIARAVLKNPPILILDEATSSLDAASEKLVQDALFKLMQNRTSIVIAHRLSTIQFADEILVMKRGEIVEQGTHQQLLKKGGTYEQLVKLQAF; the protein is encoded by the coding sequence ATGAGTGACTTTATAAGAGTAATTCGCTATATCCTGCCCTTCAAAGGATATGCACTGCTAAATATTTTCTCCAATATATTGGCAGTATTTTTTTCGTTGTTTTCTTTGGTGATGGTAGGGCCTTTTTTGGAAATTCTATTTGAGACCAAAGATGTAAACATTGCAGAAAAACCTGTGGTGAATTTTTCCAACCTCAAAGATTCGCTCATAGACTTTTTCTACTACCAACTGCAAAGCATCATTGACCAATATGGCAAATTGGATGCACTGCTTTTCATTTGCATTTTGGTCGCTACGTTCATTTTCCTCAAAAACCTGTTTCGCTTTTTGGGCTTGTATTTCATGGCCCCTATCCGCAATGGTGTGATTAGGGATGTTCGCAATCAGTTGTTTGCAAAAATAACCTCTTTGCCCTTGGGCTATTTTAGTGAAGAGAAAAAAGGCGACATACTCACCCGTGTTACCTCCGATGTGCAGGAAATCGAGTGGAGTATTTTGAGTGTTTTGGAAGCCACCTTTCGAGAACCCGTAGCCTTTGCAGCCTATCTATCCGCTATGCTGATGATTAGTCCTGTATTGACGCTTTTTGTGTTCACCATTTTACCCCTCACAGGCATTATCATCGCACGAGTTGCCAAAAGTTTGAAGAAAAGCTCACACGATGCCCAGTCGAAATTGAGTCTATTGATGTCCATCATTGACGAAACCATTTCGGGTTTGAGGATTGTCAAAGGCTTCAATGCCATTCCCTCTCAAAATCGCAAGTTTCAACGTGAAAACCAAGCACATTTCGACCTGATGAACAGGGTTTTGCGCCGCAAAGATTTATCCTCACCGCTTGCCGAATTTTTGAGCATTTTGGTGGTTTGTGTGGTCTTATATGTTGGCGGACGGATGGTATTGGGAGGCGAAAGCGATTTGCAGCCACAAGGATTCATTGTGTTCATGGTCATTTTCTCACAAATCATTCCTCCTGCAAGGTCTTTTGCTACGGCATTTTTCAACATTCAGAAAGGCATGGCCTCGGTAGAACGGGTCAACAAAATATTAGATGCCCACAATGACATTGAGGAGACGACAATTCCTACTGCACTCAATAATTTTGACCATTCAATTGCGTTCAATAAAGTGGGATTCGCTTATGAAGAGCAATCGGTGCTAAAAAACATTAGTTTTGTCTTGCCAAAAGGCAAAATATTGGCTTTGGTAGGGGCATCTGGGGCAGGAAAATCTACGATTGCGGATTTAATTCCACGTTTTTACGATGTAAATGAAGGTGAAATTCTGTTGGATGGAGTAGATATTCGGCAATACCGCTTGGAAGATTTGCGAAAATTGATGGGAATTGTATCACAAGAAGCCATCCTCTTCAACGATACGGTTTTCAATAACATAGCCTTTGGGATAGAACGTGAAGTCGAGCTAAAAGAGGTCATCCATGCTGCAAAGGTGGCTAATGCTCACGATTTTATTGTGCAACTTAGCAATGGATATGATACCTTAGTTGGTGACCGAGGCAGTAAACTCAGTGGAGGAGAGCGGCAACGGCTGACCATTGCCAGAGCAGTGTTGAAGAATCCACCGATATTGATTTTAGACGAGGCAACATCTTCATTAGATGCGGCTTCTGAAAAATTGGTACAGGATGCACTCTTCAAATTGATGCAAAACAGGACTTCTATTGTGATTGCTCACCGATTGTCGACCATTCAATTTGCCGATGAAATATTGGTGATGAAAAGGGGCGAAATTGTAGAGCAAGGAACACATCAACAGTTATTGAAAAAAGGAGGAACTTACGAACAATTGGTTAAATTACAGGCTTTTTAA
- a CDS encoding CoA transferase: MNLQILELASVLAGPSVGMFFAELGATVIKVENSRTGGDVTRSWKLPTEAPSNDQLSAYYCSVNWNKQILFADFTKAKDRQKIYELVKTTDVVIANFKQGADQKLGMDYDTLKSFNPQLIYAQLTAFGTESKRTAFDVVLQAESGFMYMNGSPESAPVKMPVALIDLLAAHQLKEGILVALLQRERTQKGALVTASLMESAIAALANQATNWLMAHHIPQRMGTLHPNIAPYGEMFTTKDQKYIVLAVGNDKQFAALCRVLQIEGFSKDPRFETNAQRVVHRQALQDLLQPLIFQHLREDLLQQLEAQEVPAGAIRNMQEVFELPIAQKMILKETTENGQVTKRVKTVCFEVKNE, from the coding sequence ATGAACCTTCAAATCCTCGAACTCGCCAGCGTATTGGCAGGGCCCTCCGTTGGAATGTTCTTTGCCGAATTGGGCGCAACCGTCATCAAAGTCGAAAACAGTCGAACAGGTGGCGACGTGACCCGCAGTTGGAAACTCCCTACCGAAGCCCCAAGTAATGACCAACTTTCCGCCTACTATTGCAGCGTCAATTGGAACAAACAAATACTGTTTGCAGACTTTACCAAAGCCAAAGATCGCCAAAAAATCTATGAATTGGTCAAAACAACAGATGTGGTCATTGCCAATTTCAAACAGGGAGCAGACCAAAAACTGGGCATGGACTACGATACCCTAAAATCCTTCAATCCACAACTCATTTACGCACAACTCACTGCATTTGGCACAGAAAGCAAACGCACTGCATTTGATGTGGTCTTGCAGGCAGAATCGGGATTTATGTATATGAATGGTAGCCCAGAAAGTGCGCCCGTCAAAATGCCTGTTGCATTGATAGACCTCTTGGCAGCCCATCAATTGAAGGAAGGCATTTTAGTAGCTTTGCTGCAAAGAGAACGCACCCAAAAAGGAGCTTTGGTGACAGCATCTTTGATGGAATCCGCCATTGCAGCCCTCGCCAATCAAGCCACCAATTGGCTCATGGCGCACCACATACCGCAAAGAATGGGCACCCTTCACCCCAACATTGCGCCTTATGGAGAAATGTTCACCACCAAAGACCAAAAATACATCGTGTTGGCAGTCGGCAATGACAAACAATTTGCAGCTTTGTGTCGGGTATTGCAGATAGAAGGTTTTTCCAAAGACCCTCGCTTTGAAACAAATGCCCAAAGAGTGGTTCACCGTCAAGCCCTACAAGATTTGCTTCAACCGCTTATTTTTCAGCATCTTCGAGAGGATTTATTGCAGCAACTTGAAGCCCAAGAAGTTCCTGCAGGTGCTATCCGAAACATGCAGGAGGTTTTTGAATTGCCGATTGCTCAAAAAATGATTTTGAAGGAAACTACCGAAAATGGACAGGTGACTAAGCGGGTGAAAACAGTTTGTTTTGAAGTGAAAAATGAGTAA
- a CDS encoding TrkA C-terminal domain-containing protein: MIEIFSEYPLLLLFVVASLGYLLGTIKVKGSSLGVAAVLFTGLAFGAIDPRLQIPEIIFLLGLTLFVYSIGLSSGPAFFSSYQKNGIRDFLFILMMLVFSGVIASGLWLLFGFSAATITGIYTGSTTNTAALAGVLDYIHSSIDKETAATLIQEAVVGYSFSYPMGVFGSIIAIVLMEKVLKVDYVEEQNQLKKIYPIAEKMVTVSIEVTNEAVCHIQLRDLLKEYEWEVSFGRIFHEGHQALINWDTVFEIGDIIVVIGSEEDVATVAQAFGKFSDALYQYDRSQFDSRRIFVSNTMIAGRTIASLNIQEKFHTVITRIRRGDMDMLAKADTVLEMGDRVRFIARREDLDKLSDYFGDSYTESSKVNLFSFGLGIGLGLVLGSIEFSFGPNFSFKLGYAGGPLIVGLLLGALRRTGPVVWSLPYSANVTLQQIGLILLLTSIGVRSGNAFMQSFSIAGLWAFVAGGLISMLTAFATLAVGFKVLKMPFSLLTGMVANQPAILDFASSRSNNKVPMFGYAMMFPIALISKILIAQILFLILY; this comes from the coding sequence ATGATAGAAATTTTCAGCGAATATCCGCTTTTATTGCTTTTTGTGGTGGCTTCTTTGGGTTATTTATTGGGGACAATAAAGGTGAAAGGAAGTAGTTTGGGGGTTGCAGCGGTGTTGTTCACAGGTTTGGCATTTGGAGCGATTGATCCTCGTTTGCAGATTCCCGAAATCATTTTTTTGTTGGGTTTGACACTGTTTGTATATTCGATTGGGTTGAGTTCAGGGCCTGCATTCTTTTCGTCTTACCAAAAAAATGGTATCCGAGATTTTCTTTTCATTCTCATGATGTTGGTGTTTTCGGGGGTAATTGCCTCGGGTTTGTGGCTGTTGTTTGGATTTTCGGCAGCTACGATTACAGGGATTTATACGGGCAGCACCACGAATACGGCAGCTTTGGCGGGTGTGTTGGATTACATTCATAGTTCGATAGATAAGGAAACGGCTGCGACGTTGATTCAAGAGGCGGTGGTGGGTTATTCGTTTTCTTATCCGATGGGAGTTTTTGGGAGCATCATAGCGATTGTGTTGATGGAGAAGGTATTGAAGGTGGACTATGTGGAGGAACAGAATCAATTGAAGAAGATTTACCCGATTGCAGAGAAGATGGTAACGGTTTCTATTGAAGTGACCAACGAAGCGGTTTGCCATATTCAATTGCGGGACTTATTGAAGGAATATGAATGGGAGGTATCTTTTGGAAGAATTTTTCACGAAGGGCATCAAGCCTTGATTAATTGGGATACGGTTTTTGAAATAGGAGATATAATCGTAGTGATTGGTAGCGAGGAGGATGTGGCAACTGTTGCGCAGGCTTTTGGTAAATTTAGCGATGCTTTGTATCAGTATGATAGGAGTCAGTTTGATTCACGGCGTATTTTTGTTTCTAATACGATGATTGCAGGACGCACTATTGCTTCTTTGAATATTCAAGAAAAATTCCATACAGTGATTACCCGAATCAGACGGGGTGATATGGATATGTTGGCAAAGGCGGATACGGTTTTGGAGATGGGAGATAGGGTGCGCTTTATTGCGAGGCGAGAGGATTTGGATAAATTGTCTGATTATTTTGGAGATTCTTATACCGAATCGAGTAAGGTAAATTTGTTTTCGTTTGGTTTGGGGATTGGTTTGGGTCTGGTGTTGGGAAGTATTGAGTTTTCGTTTGGGCCCAATTTTAGCTTTAAGTTGGGGTATGCGGGGGGACCATTGATTGTTGGGTTACTTTTGGGGGCATTGCGGCGAACGGGGCCTGTGGTGTGGTCGCTGCCGTATAGTGCGAATGTGACGCTCCAACAAATTGGTTTGATTTTGTTGCTGACGAGTATTGGCGTGCGGTCGGGCAATGCGTTTATGCAGAGTTTTTCTATTGCAGGTTTGTGGGCATTTGTGGCGGGTGGTTTGATTAGTATGTTGACCGCTTTTGCTACGCTGGCGGTGGGTTTTAAAGTATTGAAAATGCCCTTTAGTTTGTTGACGGGTATGGTGGCGAATCAACCCGCTATTTTGGATTTTGCAAGTTCTCGCAGCAACAACAAAGTTCCGATGTTTGGGTATGCCATGATGTTTCCGATTGCGCTGATTTCTAAGATTTTGATAGCGCAGATATTGTTTTTGATATTGTATTGA